The stretch of DNA aagacacGAAACATATTAACAACATATTAGGATGTCTTTTAAATGTGATCaataaaacaattacacaaatgTAACCTAATGTGGCTCATCAAAACGAACCAACTGCTCCACTTTTCAGACATAGATAAGttggaatttaaaaaatacattgtcTGTATGCTCAATTTGTAAAGCTCATATTTTCCAGCAGCCAGTTTAAGGCTTTAGATACCAGCTAATGTTGATGTCTTAATATCAGTGTCACTGTCCAGGTCAGAGAATTCCAGCTCATATCTGTTTTTACTGCTGTAATCCACTGATGCCACTTATATGAAGTATAGAAAACATTTATCTTAATGGTTCAGGAGCCTtcagctgctgcttcctgtttagTCAAATACAATAAATGTCATGAAAACTGAGACACTCACACTGATGCCTATGAGCTTGCTGATTGGTTTCATGGCCAGAGAGCACACAAAGCCGCTGACATACATCACCAGTGGTATGATGGCAATGTAGTTCTGAGGAGAGAGCAGgaaaatgaatattaaacagCTACATAGATGTTTCAGCAGAGGCTGTATAGCAATGTGTGGTCTTACCTTTGGTAACATCAGTGAGTTGGTGAGGTAAACTGAGATGTACGTCTGGGACAGGTTGACTATTAGTCGTGTGCACATGTAAAGGAAAGCCACCTGGTACAAaagtaaacaaagaaacaaaaaggatCAATTCATGAATTTATGTTGTAAtttatgttttgggtttttttgtattttctttctaGAGCTCCAGGCAGCCATTAGTTTCCACTCATTTCTGTAGAATATAGACATCAATTAGTAGACTCTTAAAAAATTGCTTAATTTTTATCATGCAACACAGCTAGAGCTCAGTGTATTTGAAATATCCAAGTTTGATTCTTATATTGGGGAATACAGACTTGTTTTACTTTAAACcccttttttaaatctattacATTAAAGCAAAGAAGAAGCCTGGAAGTAATGGAAAACTACATCTATAATTCTGAAATAAAGCAGGATAGTTTACTAAATAGTTAGCTGTGATATAAACTCACCAAGCATTTAATTAGAAACACTTGTGCAACTGAatacaatccaatacaacagctcagccataatttctgcttttatggAGCTTGTATATTTTAAACTTTGTTGACATTGCCAGAAAGGTGAGTGGGCGGTGGTGTTGAAGTGGAGTGTATTACAgtgaaaagtgttcctaatatttcaTCTaacctcatgtatgttaatggggtggacagaatatgattatttaaatattttatggcAGAgatgttgtattggattgcattagattgtgtAGGGGTTCCTGATAAGTGAATGTAACATTTATGTGACTTAACTGCAATAGCAAATTATATCTAAAGTTAGCAGAGACCAATTCCTTGTaacaaagaggaagagaaacttTGCAAATCAGTATGAATTCACTGCAGCAGAGATTTAGGAGTCACCTGGTAGAAGGATGATTCCTTCAGCCAGTGTTTCCACCGGAATACAGGACGAGGCAAAGCTTCCCGTGAGGGGGCCGGAGTGAGCAGCTGACTCTCCGTCTCTGAGCGTGGTGCACTCTCTTTTGTGCCGACGTGAAATATGACAGAGAACAATGCTCCGATGCCCATCATAATCAGGGACAGCGTCTATAAATAGAGACAGACAGCTCAAGTGAAAGTGCTGATTTTGCCAGAGTGGTTAAATGTCTCTTGCATCTCTTCTCTAACCCTGAATAGAGGGATGTCCACCGGGCCCAGGCTGCCTGAGATGGATGGATCCATATTGTGCTGCGACTGGAAGTGAAAGAGCAGCCAGGCCACAGCGTACACCGTGATATTGGCCACCACAGTGAATGCATACCTACACAAGGAAGAATATGAAGTGTTCAAACACGACTTCAGTTGTTATAAAAGCTTTAAAGTAGAGCTCAGACTCAGTGATATGTACTTGCTTCTATATTTACCAAGTTACGGCTTCTAGGATTTTAGCTGCACTGGACAATATGATCAAATCAAACAACAAACAGTTACTTCTCTTTTCTGAGGAATGTTAGttcctctgttgtgtttttacccAAGAACTCAGCTGCTACTGTTTTAACTTCCGCTGgcaaaataattatgtttatgtatgaACAGTGCATTATTGGAGGACAGCTCTTTAAAAATGGGAACCGAGGTTTGGATTGCACAAAGGGAAAAAGGGCGGCTGGAAAGGAAGCCAGATGGATGAGGAAAGCACAAACAGTGGAAGAACTGACTGGATCATGTTCGAAATCAAAGCAAAATATACCAATCCAATTTCAttattaagattatttttttctgacattACGGCAAGTTTGACTAAGCAAACAACCTTGgttataaaattatttttggAAAAAGCTTTATTTCCTTTATTCACAAGAGGGCTGAATGGAAAAATGTGGCTGTAATGTAATGTCCCATAACAGTGAAATTCTGCATCAGAGATTCCTTGTAAAGGAGAAACTGCTGTTGTGTGAGTCAGACATGGACTGCAGAGTTCATAACAAACTCAAACAAATACTCAGAGACTTGATGTCACTATTAATGACGTAGATTAAAGGAGGAATACACTCCaatgtaaatgtacattttctaaTTCATAGCTGCAAATCTATATATCTCAAACAAATCATAGAATCAGTCACGATATTCAGTGTCAGTGGACCAATTCAGTTTTGATGTCTCCTTGTGTCTCCAAATAACATTATAGTCCAAAATCATCataacattataatataataactattATATTTTTACACTAAAAGATCCCTCATCAGTTGTGTCCTTGATGACGTCACCTCACCTGTACGCAGTGAGTTCCACCTTGGCGCTCTCGCTGGACACCAGCTCTGGGATGAGGGAGAGGTGTGAGATCTGAGTGGCCGCCCAGCCAAACTGGAAGACGATGATGAAGGGGGAGAAGTAAATGATCTGAGCCCACTCAGCAGTGTTGTTGGTGCAGGCCAGGCAGGGGTTAAAAATGAAGGGGAAAGACAAGAGGACACAGAGGGTTCCTGGAAAGTAGGCGAGCAGCTGATTAGGAGAAGTCCCGTTAATCTTTGCAGAATATTACTGAGTGTTGATTAAGTCAACTGTGGTGTGCGAGTATGAGTTCAAGATACCggcataaataataaatcacatcttgtgtttaaactactttatattCTGTTCAGAAAAGTGTAATTATATCCTTTTTATTTAGTGCTTGAAATGACTTCAACTTATGgtagtttgtttttcttaactTAAAGATATCTAAATATATCTGAACCTTATGTTAAAGCAAACCTAACAAGAAATCAAAGGTCCTTAGTGGCACAGCTGAGAACAGGAATCCTTCCCTTCAATCTTGAAGTTGGCAGATTTAAAAACGTTCTTGAAGATGAAAGGTTATGTGAATTATGTGAACTCAACGAAGgtgaaaatgaatcacattttcttttatactgtccCTTGTATGATGAACTGTTctggtgctctgatgatgataGAATGGACTGGCTGTTtaactttaatgtctttaagttTCCTAAATATGTATCTGAAGCCTGGAAAAAGCGTCAGGATGGTTTATATGTTTAATTGCTCTAATTGTTTGTCTGTTATCTGGTTTTCATGTCTTGTAAGTCCACTTGGGCTAGGCACTTCTGGTACTACTTTATATTCCCACTCTCCAGGGGTGGAGTGTTTGGGACTTAAACCCCGGGGATTTAAAGATCTGgttaaagtcactttttctgAACAGCAATTtcaacctgctgctgactgaatcTGAGTGAATTTATAACAGCTGTGATTAAGAGTGAAATCAAgtgaaatgcatttaaaaaatgtaatcattaatatcaaatatagtataaatgtaatattgtttGTATTCCTTTTGATCAAAAATTGTTGATAAGGAcgaaaaataaatcattactaCTAGGCTACTACTGAGGTTTTGCAGTAGTCAAATAACGCAGTTCAATTAAATTCTGCACATTAAACATTGTCCCTGGCTCTGGGTGTTCTGGGCTTAGCACCAGATCTTgtcaattcaattattttacattttactccactacatttatttcactGCTATGGTTAGAAGCTACTTTTCAGATCAATATCAAGCATATGATTTGTTACATTGTTATAGATTTTCCAACAGTATAAATATGCTAAAATTATCTCAACCTTGCCAACATAAAAATGCTGCTGACATGAACTCAATGATCAATTAAACAGTATTAATATTCAATTACTTTTGATACTGACATTTTACTGacaatacttatgtacttttctCCAAGAATGACgttgaatgcaggacttttacttgagtGTTTTCTCATTGTATTGCcacctttacttaagtaaaagatGAGTACTTTTTCCATCACCGTTTAAAAGCAGCCCACAACATGAGATACTTTTCTTGACCATTGGCATTTTATGCAATAGTTCAACTCCATTACaattcagagggaaatattgtacacTATACTTATTTATGAATTACTATGTCATTGTTATACTGTAGCTCAAAGTATATAAAGTAATTTAATTGAACTTCATTAAAATGCCCCTCACACATTAATGCACCAATAATAATCCAATGAGAGCAGCCCTGCTATATTATGAGTTCTTCTACTTGGGATACTTTGTCATTTTGCAGACAATATTTCTGTACTTTAACTCACCTTTTGACGCATGACTTTTACTTGTAGAGGATAATCATAATGTGGTAGGCTTATTACTATTGTTACTTCATAATCTGAATACCATTTTATCACTGCTCATCATGAAACTAGTGTTGGTTTCACCTCAAACGTCCAATAAAGACTTAAAACGTGTGACTTAATGTACTCTCTCGCATACTTACCCAGTAAATGCCAGGTCTTCCTCCTGCCGGGGGTCCTGTCGGATTCATATCCAACCAGCGGCGTGCACACTCCATCTGCTATTTGCCCGATGAGCAGCAGCACACCAGCAGTGGTGCTCAGGAAGCCGAGCACAGAGTGGAAGTAGACCAGCAGATAAGTGAACCACATAGAGCTGCACAGGTCGTTCAGAAAGTGGCCCGTTGCGTAAGAAACCCGCCTGAAGACCGGCAAAGACCGATCCGCAGACACAGACTGCTCCATGACTGATTTGACTCCTGTGATAAAACTTCCTTTATTCACAATTAGAGATCTGTCGTTTTCATATTTACAAATACATAATGCAAATAGTTACACTAACAGACGTTGAGCAAAAACACAGTTCAACCTTGGTCTGAGCATCTCCAAAAAACCTCCCTATAATTAAACCATATAATAAACGCAATGTAATGGATTATGGCAAGCTGGGTCCCCACGCTGGTCAGCTGAACCGGTTTAACTTCCGGTCGAACACTTTAATGCTCCAAcaaaaagtttctctgagcCATCAGAGACCGTTTGGATGCACCGACGACTTCACGCGTAAAAGCGCGCGGGCGCACCATGACATCCTCGGTTTATCTCGTCTGCAGGTTATTATAAAGCGCCCGACATACAGCTCTGCAATGTACACGCCTCATATCTAAAAGAGATGAATAATCAAGCCGTGCTTATGAGTGGTTTTGAGAACTCGTGAGCAACATTACTGTGCCCAAACtggttcctctttttgttcttcACATGGCGAGTGATTCAAGCACGGACCCCACTGTTGTCCTCcaaaatctctctctccttcacccCTTAATACCATTTAGgtttaaagaataaaatgtcaGTTTCATAAAAGCTTAACAGATATGTTTCCATACCAGGTGTGAAATATTTGCTGAAATTGACATTGGATTACCATTGTGATAATTATGAGATCCAGTACTCCTCAGATCTCTTACATCATGTTTGTGTGGTCAGTTAACTTTGTGGGCTTGTTCATTTTAATGAGCGCGCTTTGTGTAAACTTCACGTGAAAAAGAACCTAAACTTCCCTTTACCACTTCATGACACATATGTTGTGGTTTCACATGGTCATCATTCACATCACACAATGGTGACATAATGGCCTGACAGTCTTGTGTCATATGTCAAACTAAAGATAAATTTATACAGAACTGAATCATGACAGTGAGGGAGCTCAAGTGGGtcttaaaggacaagttcacaatttttcaagtctgccCTAAAACAATCCTCCTGGTCATGACTATTAGAAGAtgccttcataatgcactttcaatatatgtgatgggggacaaaatccacagtccccATGCTGTGCAAATaagcatttaaaagtttatttttatgcaaATTAGTAAAAATCAAGTCAATATTTTTCAAAGTTATGATCTTTTTAGTGCTAAATTCCCTTTTTGCAA from Scomber japonicus isolate fScoJap1 chromosome 7, fScoJap1.pri, whole genome shotgun sequence encodes:
- the mfsd12b gene encoding major facilitator superfamily domain-containing protein 12 — protein: MEQSVSADRSLPVFRRVSYATGHFLNDLCSSMWFTYLLVYFHSVLGFLSTTAGVLLLIGQIADGVCTPLVGYESDRTPGRRKTWHLLGTLCVLLSFPFIFNPCLACTNNTAEWAQIIYFSPFIIVFQFGWAATQISHLSLIPELVSSESAKVELTAYRYAFTVVANITVYAVAWLLFHFQSQHNMDPSISGSLGPVDIPLFRTLSLIMMGIGALFSVIFHVGTKESAPRSETESQLLTPAPSREALPRPVFRWKHWLKESSFYQVAFLYMCTRLIVNLSQTYISVYLTNSLMLPKNYIAIIPLVMYVSGFVCSLAMKPISKLIGISMTYLIGLLLVLGFAIWVFLDRNMGAHSIFGAAALLGTGSATILVMSLSMTATLIGDQTQSGAFVYGSMSLTDKVANGVGVILIQSIRPCSTEACCPACVWFYRNVMAAVTGGVALAAALCLFTIIIKPIRRRRN